One Podospora pseudopauciseta strain CBS 411.78 chromosome 4, whole genome shotgun sequence genomic window, tcaaagagaaagagaacaGAAGAAGAACGTCAAGCGTCGAATTGGCGACTAAGTCAACCCTTTAAGCCGATTCCAAGAATGCACTGAGTGCAATAGGCACACCCAGGCAAAGCCCATTTACCCAGGTGGGAATCGAACCGTCGCTACGGGTGAGAGCGCTATACTGGCTATGTTGCGCATTACACCACATGTCCATTTCAGTTGTGTCTGAATTTAATATCCCCTGGTGCGGAAAGAACACCTGTAAACCCCCGTCAGTTGCTCTTCGACGTTGCTGCTTGCCAGGTCGTGACGTTAAGTTGCTCCTGCTACTATAGCAACCAACCCTCGCGACTGCTGTGTCAAAATACACAACCGGATGGACATGTCTATCTGCCCTACCAGTAAGAGACAGCTACCCACCAGCGAGAGTCAGCTACATCCGCACCAttaccaccatcaccaccatcatcaaacattCAAACCCAGAAAGGAAATAGCACAACTCCAGCAACAAAATCTCACCTTAACTCAAAATCATCAATCCCAGCtccaatctcctccatccaTACCCATCGTCTCTCTATCCACgcggaaaaaaaaaattcgCCCATGTCCAGTATCCATACCCTCTATCCATACCCACTCTCCATGCCATCCACAACAAACGAGGATCAATGAACTGCACCCCAACCGGGGACCTCGCGGAGCATAGGTTCTTCAATCACTGCCGCACCCCCTTGAAGGGGGCGACGAGGCCGGGCGAGGCTGCGGTCCCAAGATCGTAGAACAAAAATGTGACTCGAACCTGCGACCTTGGTTTCCGACTAGCGAACCTCCTTGAGGAGCCCAGGCCGTCTCGACAGGTTGTGCCGTACGCAACGATACAGTCGTTGTGGTGCTGCCTTGATTTGGTGCAAACCCGACACCTAaaacccctcctccggtGTCCCATCTCTTCCATGAGTAGGTTGAGCAGCATCATTACTTACCCActgccaccatcaacagCTGCCATCGTCGTCCaatctccccatcatcaagcgtcgtcgtcgtccaccATCACGatcaccatcatccatcttcaCTCTgatctccctcaccacatCCACACTCAACATCACCTGCCATCGTTAGCCATCACcactgccatcatcaccctctcccactaCTCACCACATCACACCACACCTAACTCAGACATCAACCACCCTTGTTGCAAATCTCAAAGTTCACTACTTCATCCTATCTACCCAGAAGCACTACACAAACTGCGtacatcatcaccaatctgtctccatctcctccatctccccacGTCAGATGTGCTTCATCGcaaccctctcctcatctCCGTCAACGATCTCCTTCGACTTCAAACcacacaagaaaaaaacgtATGCATCCAACCCTCCatcaaaaaaacaaacacgAAAACCAACAAAGAAGAGAATCATCAAACACAACAAGAAAATCCATTTGTAGTCCCATTTCCCACCAAACGCCACAACCAAAACTCGACTCAAATGCTACCATGCAcaagggaagaaaaaaaggtcaTCGTTGAGCGAGGATTCTCAAACGTTGAAACGAACCGAAACgcgtccccatccccatcctcaccttTCAAGGGTATCTTGCCACTGcacacacctccctccaaaCAATTGTCCCTAATCACTCCTTCATCTTGACATAATTACTGGGGAAAATACCGTGTTTCGTTCCAATCATGCCCGTCCTAAATCATCGTGtcagcctcaacctccaaaccATCTCATCAAATGTCAAACCTTACCACCAATCCGTAGCATTATCCGTCTTCTTCAAGACAGTAATTACATCCCCCTTCTTGAATCCCAAATCGCCCGGCTCCACCGCCTCAAAGGTAAACAGTGCAATAGCCTCattcttcttcaacatggCTTCCTTACCCGCGTAGTTCGGCTTCGGCGCCGCCGGCCGTCCAGGCGgagccttcttctctcctgTCGCGGCCCCACCAAAAGAATTATCCGCATACGTGCTCGACCTCGACCCCTGCCCAAACGATCTGGGCTCCTGATCATAAACCGGATCCTGCCACGTGGAAGATCTCTTGGGTGGCGCATAGTAATCTCCCTGTCCACTGCTCCCCGCAGGCACACTGTCCCGGTTCCTCGACTGCCCCTCCCCATAAGCTTGGCCAGTCTTGTTACCCCAGACAACCGGGTCTTCGTGGTCGTCATACACCGGTACATCGTTGTACATTCTGTTGTCCATCGATCCACCGGCCGCCATACCGTTGAAAACTCGAGTGTTGAGGATGCTCATCAGGGGATAAGCCTGCGACGGTGGGCGCTCGGCTCCAGACAGGAGTTCCCTCGCCGAGATCTGTCGGCCGTAGAGCTTAGCATTGGCGTCCTTGCGCTCGATAATGGCTGAGCCTTCGAGGGAGACACCGGCGAATAATCCCTTTGTCTTGGAGTAGCTGAAGATACCGGCCACACTTCTCAGCGAGGCAGCGCCGGCAGCTTCTGCGTTTCTGCCTACAGGACCAGCAGCTATTGACACATTGCCGCCGAGTGTGAGGGAGCCAGCCTGGGAGAAGGTCTTGACAGCGCTGGCGTCATTGAGAATAAAGACGAAATCTGTCAGCTCGAAGCCGATCTGgccaccaaagccagcaCCGCCGGTTGCGATTGCGGATGGGGCGCTCCAGGAGCCATCGGGGAGGCGGGCGACGACGAGGCCGGAGCCGAAACGGGCGGATCCGAGAAAGCCTGCTTTGATCACAGTAAGGATAGCGAGGCCCTGTTGTGTAAGAATTGTTAGCCGGGGAGTTGACGGAGCCCGACAAGGGCATGGCAGTTGGTTGCTTACCTTGGCGTTGGCGAGGACAGATGGCGGGATGACCTTCTCGGGTCCAAAGGCTTGTCTAGGGTCGATGAACGAGGAGAGGATCTTGCCGCACTTTTTGCATTCGgctgtgggaggaggaaagtgTCAGCCATCTGTCGAAGCAGAGATTGCGCCATCATCTTTGAGTTGCGGGATGCTCGGGATGTAAGTACGCACAGGATAAGCTCGAAGGGAGCGGATTGTTGATTcccatggctgctgctgtgtcgGGCGCAGGTGATCCTCAATGACCAAAGGGTAGAAGACGAAGAAAACAACAAATATTTCGAGTGGTGAAAGAAGAGGCTTTTTTGCTTTGTGGTCTCGTTACGGCAATCCGGCTTGCGCGGGGGGGTGCTGCAGTCTAGGCAGAAAAGTAGCCAATGCTTGGTGGATTGATCAACTATCAAAAAAGCTCCCAGCAGGCGTGTCCTTGTCAGCGGATCTCAAAGATATTTCAAGGGTGATAAACGATGTCGAAGGCCTTTCTAAGAATGCAAAGCAGCAATTGCCATTGCCGCGCGTCCAGTAAGTGGGCTGTGTATGAAAGGTGACAGTTTGGAGTTTGTGGTGGATGTTCCGGTTACTCTGCCTTGTGATCGACTCTCTCTCCCGCTCGTGGTTGCTGAGTGGCAGCTGGAAGCTTCCCCGCAATTGTTCCCTCGCGCACATGCCAAGCTAGAGCGACGGCCTCCATTTTGGCTTGGAAGACGGAATGCGCTTCCGGATCCCTTGTCGGCGGAGATAACAGGTTGATATCTTGACATGTGTAGATACTCTACTGAGAGCCTCTACAGTATCCCAGCTCTTCTGAAACCAGCATGTCCTGAACACAACCCCCGTGCAAAGCCCCGTTCATGTACGACATTCTTCAACCCCAAAAATATTCAACACCTGGCCCGTCCGTAGTTGACATCATAGGCGCAGTCCCCACCCACAgccgcccgccgccgccgacagTACGCAAGGCAACGCGCCACACTGTGGCCTGCTCCGGGCCCCACAGAAAAGCGGCTTCAAGCAGGGACCCCAACATTTCATCCCGTCTCCGGCTGGCAAGTCACTGGCGCCAGCGCTTTCAGCCCCCTTTCTCCCCGTTCATGCATGCTGCGTAGACGCATTTGCCACAACTCCAGACGAACCCACGACGACACCCACTGCGCGCAACACTATCGCGAGATTTTAACACGAACCCGTCTTCCGCCCAGACCCCGCGATCATCCTGCCCCGAGTCCCTGGCCCGCGCCCACGAACGGCCCAACTGTGAAACATCCTGCCTCTCCCCTCCCGACAAGCCGCAAGAACAAAGCCCCCAggcaccaccctcaccaccacacctcccATCCACACCTTCAGTCAAAATGTCCGAATCCTACGAACGCGAACGCCAAAACAACGCCCGCCTCGACGAGCTCTCCGCCAAAGTCTCCGCCCTCCGCGGCGTAACAATCGACATCTATGACCACGCCCGCAACCATGAGCTCATCGACTCCAGCGTACgtcccttttcctcctcccagcacaacccaaacaaccaaGCAAACTAACACTCATTCTCCCATTCATAGACCGAAACCTTCTCCTCAATGGGCACCCAACTCAAGGGCTCAGCCGGCAGACTAGGCCGCATGGCCGCCAGCGGGAACAAAGTCGCCATTCTCAAACTGTCAGGGATATTGATCGGCGCGTTTCTGGTGCTGTATTACCTCtggaggttgatgttctGAGCATGCAAATACGATGAGATGGtgtgatggaggggaagcagAGTCGTCGAATGAGGGCATACATCGGCAATAAAACACTGGGCTTTATCAGGAAGGAAAGGCGAGGACGCAGGGTGGATAATATCGAAAGCGAAGCCGGGATGAAGGCGAGGAGTGCAGGACGACGTTGACACGGGGATATACCACTCGAGATTATATCGTTTGTATTTGTTTCTATGGGATCGCGCTCCTGATAACAGAGAGCGCAGGGCATAGCACATGGcgtttggggtttgggtcGGGGCGGTTGGTTACAGTAAACTCATTTATA contains:
- a CDS encoding hypothetical protein (COG:S; EggNog:ENOG503P57M) — translated: MSESYERERQNNARLDELSAKVSALRGVTIDIYDHARNHELIDSSTETFSSMGTQLKGSAGRLGRMAASGNKVAILKLSGILIGAFLVLYYLWRLMF
- a CDS encoding hypothetical protein (COG:S; EggNog:ENOG503NWAM); translated protein: MGINNPLPSSLSSECKKCGKILSSFIDPRQAFGPEKVIPPSVLANAKGLAILTVIKAGFLGSARFGSGLVVARLPDGSWSAPSAIATGGAGFGGQIGFELTDFVFILNDASAVKTFSQAGSLTLGGNVSIAAGPVGRNAEAAGAASLRSVAGIFSYSKTKGLFAGVSLEGSAIIERKDANAKLYGRQISARELLSGAERPPSQAYPLMSILNTRVFNGMAAGGSMDNRMYNDVPVYDDHEDPVVWGNKTGQAYGEGQSRNRDSVPAGSSGQGDYYAPPKRSSTWQDPVYDQEPRSFGQGSRSSTYADNSFGGAATGEKKAPPGRPAAPKPNYAGKEAMLKKNEAIALFTFEAVEPGDLGFKKGDVITVLKKTDNATDWW